A region of Aquarana catesbeiana isolate 2022-GZ linkage group LG08, ASM4218655v1, whole genome shotgun sequence DNA encodes the following proteins:
- the LOC141104508 gene encoding uncharacterized protein: protein MMENRLPLTSPGGSSNRNPPERCPRPLYSWDSIQEDDAFPLDYQCEDLIVVKVEDDEMLLMDDETCKQNDNPPEISIDPGDTRDTKRDVKAEEKEEGRVRIKEEDIPIEIDLDGSSNRNPPERCPRPLYSRDSTQDHQKIPQEDQEKSWYEYKTEDTDGKEMDLRGDEPCKEEEIPPEINTDGQYRRFNVEEYPNMSPGGKREDDVTSDSSEENSMTANVHLVPHSAEFSSEPSVPEGSFASRSPLSTHSEPFSWSEELISHQRGGNGEKMFSCSECRKCFTRRSSLIVHQRGHTGEKPYSCSECGKCFPERSSLTQHERTHTGVKPYSCSECGKCFAKKSNLITHQKTHSEEKPYSCSECGKNFPIKSYLARHEKIHAGEDSYTCSECGKCFSQRNHLILHQITHTGEKPFLCSECGKCFPCQTALIIHQRTHAGVKPYSCLECGKSFSQSRSLTYHQRTHTGEKPYSCSECSKCFPFEHLLIEHHRDHTGEKPFSCPECGKCFTKKSNLAIHQTTHTGEKPYSCSDCGKCFVNRSDLSSHLATHTGMKPFSCSRCGESFSYKSSLTRHERVHTGEKPYSCSECGKCFAQKGTLVSHLRTHTCDVRYSCAECGRVFRSKANLTAHNQMHKRLHLVLHQKNNTEEESSS, encoded by the exons atgatggagaaccgACTGcctctcacatcaccgg gtggatccagtaacagaaatcctccagagagatgtccccgtcctctgtattcctgggattctatACAAGAGGATGATGCGTTTCCTCTGGATTATCAG TGTGAAGACCTGATTGTTGTTAAAGTGGAAGATGATGAGATGCTTTTGATGGATGATGAGACCTGCAAGCAGAATGATAAtcctccagagatcagcatag ACCCCGGAGACACCAGAGACACTAAGAGAGATGTCAAAGctgaggagaaggaagaaggaCGTGTGCGGATTAAAGAGGAGGACATTCCTATAGAGATTGACTTGG atggatccagtaacagaaatcccccagagagatgtccccgtcctctgtattcccgggactccacgCAGGATCATCAGAAGATCCCTCAGGAAGATCAG GAAAAAAGTTGGTATGAATATAAAACCGAAGATACAGATGGCAAAGAGATGGACTTAAGGGGTGATGAGCCATGCAAAGaggaggaaatccctccagagatcaACACAG ATGGACAATACAGAAGGTTTAATGTGGAAGAATATCCCAATATGTCTCCAGGTGGTAAAAGAGAAGATGATGTCACATCTGATTCTTCAGAAGAAAACTCCATGACTGCAAATGTCCACCTAGTGCCTCACAGTGCTGAGTTTTCATCTGAGCCCTCTGTGCCAGAAGGGAGTTTTGCTAGTCGCTCACCTCTCAGTACTCATAGTGAACCTTTTTCTTGGAGTGAAGAGCTCATCTCGCACCAGAGAGGCGGCAATGGAGAGAAGATGTTTTCATGTTCAGAATGTAGAAAATGTTTTACGAGGAGGTCCAGTCTTATCGTGCACCAGAGGggtcacaccggggagaagccgtattcctgttcagaatgtgggaaatgttttccaGAGAGATCAAGTCTTACTCAGCACGAGAGAACTCACACGGGGGTGAAGCCTTACTCATGCTCTGAATGTGGGAAGTGTTTTGCTAAGAAATCCAATCTTATAACACATCAAAAAACACATTCagaggagaagccatattcctgttccgAGTGTGGTAAAAATTTCCCCATCAAGTCTTACCTTGCCAGACACGAAAAAATCCACGCAGGGGAGGACTCCTATACATGTTCAGAATGCGGAAAGTGCTTTTCCCAGAGAAATCATCTCATCTTGCATCAGATTACTCACACCGGAGAAAAGCCGTTTTTATGTTCAGAATGTGGCAAATGTTTTCCTTGCCAAACTGCTCTCATCATACATCAGAGGACCCATGCTGGAGTGAAGCCATATTCATGTCTTGAATGTGGAAAATCATTTTCCCAGAGCAGAAGTCTTACCTACCACCAGaggactcacacgggggagaagccgtactcATGTTCCGAATGCAGCAAATGTTTTCCTTTCGAACACTTACTCATTGAACACCACAGAgatcacacaggggaaaagccatttTCATGTCccgaatgcgggaaatgttttacgaAAAAGTCAAATCTTGCTATTCACCAGACAACTCATACAGGAGAGAAACCTTACTCCTGTTCAgattgcgggaaatgttttgttaaTAGATCGGATCTTTCGAGTCACCTGGCAACTCATACGGGAATGAAGCCATTTTCTTGCTCCAGGTGTGGTGAAAGTTTTTCTTACAAGTCCTCTCTTACGAGACACGAAAGGGTTcatacaggtgagaagccgtattcctgtagcGAATGCGGGAAGTGTTTTGCCCAAAAAGGAACCCTTGTTTCACATCTAAGGACGCACACATGTGATGTCCGCTATTCATGCGCTGAGTGCGGGAGAGTTTTTCGGAGTAAAGCAAACCTGACTGCTCATAACCAAATGCACAAAAGGCTACATCTTGTCTTACATCAAAAGAATAACACAGAGGAAGAGTCATCAAGCTAA